The genomic region TCGCACGGTCGGCCCGCAGACAGTTCCGCAGTTCGTTGGCCACTTTCTGGCGGTCGCTCTCTCGATCCATATCGATGAAGTCGATCACGATGATTCCGCCGATGTCCCGTAGCCGCAACTGGCGGGCAATCTCGCGGGCCGCATAGAGGTTGGTAGTCAGGATCGTCTCGGCCTGATTCTTTTTCCCAACATACTTTCCGGTATTGATGTCGATGGCTACAAGAGCTTCCGCGTGGTCGAAGAGAAGATAACCGCCCTTCTTCAACCAGACTTGCCGGCGCATTGCCTTTTCCAGCTCCGCCTCAATCCCGAAGTGGTCAAAAAGAGGTTCCTGTTCCCGGTAGTAGAGAACTCGCCTCTCCAGTTCGGGAGAGTAGCCTCGAACATACTTGGCCAGGGTGGCATGTTCCTTCTCGTCATCGATCAGGAGTCTCTTGACATCTTCATTGAAGAGGTCGCGAACCAGCCCCGTGGTCATGGAAACTTCCTTGTGCATGCAGGTCGGTGCCTTGGCCCGCCCGGACTGGGACTTGATCTTCTGAAAGGCACGCACGAGTTCCTTGATGTCCTCTTCGATCTGTGCGCTTTCCACTCCTTCGCCCGCGGTGCGAACGATCACTGCATAGCCCTTGGGGGTAACTTTCTGAATGATGCGCTTGAGACGACCGCGCTCGTTCCGGTCGAGAATCTTCCGACTCACCCCCACGTACTCGTGACCCGGCATCAGGACGCAGAACTTGCCCGGGAGGGAAACCTGCGCGGAAAGCCGGGCGCCCTTCGTGCTGATCGGTTCCTTGGTGACCTGCACATCGATCTTGTCGCCCTTCTTCAGAAGCGACTCGATGGGAGGGAACTGTGAGGAATCGCGACGCCGGCGACGGCCGCCGGTGTGGGCATCGCCCTCACCCTCGATTTCCTGAAGGAGGGAATCCCCTTCCGCAAGATCGGATACGTGGAGAAAACCGGCCTTCTCCATGCCAATATCCACGAATGCGGCCTGGATTCCGGGTAAGACCGCCTTGACGGTGCCCTTGAAGATACTGCCGACAGTGCGCGCATCATCCGGTCGCTCCACGAGAAACTCCACGAGTTCCCCCTGTTCGCGAATAGCAATGCGCAGCTGCGCCGAAGTTACATTGACGAATATTTCCTTTTGCATGAATCCCCATTTCGTGTTTCCACACGCAGGGAGCCAGCCCATCCCGAAGGGATGCGATCAAGGGAAGAAAAGCGGAAAGCGTCTAGGGAGAGAGTTCCTCCAGAGTCAGCAGGATTCTTCGTTCGCCGTCGGGCCAGGTCCAAGCCTCATAGAGGATCTGCATTCCGCTTGGCGTAAAGCGCGGAAACAGTTCCTGCCCCGGATTGTTGGTCACCCTCCATGGGTTTCCACCGTCAGCGTCCATGATCCACAAGTCAGAGCTTCCGTAGAAGCCCGAACTGTAGACAATCCTGCTCCCGTCCGCTGAATAGGACGGGTAGCTTTCCAGTTCAGAGGTGTCGGTCAGTTGAACGCGTTCTGCGACGGTGACCGAATCCCCCTCAAATGCAAGGTTCAGGCGGAAAAGATCTCCGCCATCGACATAGAGCAATTCTTCCTCATTGACCGGGTTGAAAAAAGGCTGGCGTCCCCCATCATCCGTGAGAGCGCGAGGCAACTGGCCTGCGTCAGGCAACCCGTTCACATTCAATTTTACAATCCAGAGCCCGTCGCTTTTGATGTCGGCATCCTCATCGGAGATGCCGTCTTCGTCATCATCGTCGGCAGGCACATAGCCACTGGAAAGAGAGGCCCGCAGTTGCGCGTGCCGGACTTCTCTGTCCTCAAAGTTTGCGAGGCCGTCCCCATCGTCATCCTGATAGGTCCCGGGCCAATCGTCATCGTTCCAGTCCCCGGGATTGTCCTCATCGATCTCGCCATCTCCATCATTGTCGAGACCGTCATTGGGATCTTCATCCATGAGCCCGTCTTCATCGTCGTCATGGGCTGCAATGTAGTTTCGCATGTTCCAGCCCGCGCTACCCTCTGCGGGGTCTGGATCCTGCATGACGGAAACTTCCGGATCCTGAAAATCCGCCAGGCCGTCATTGTCGTCATCTACGCCCAGGTAGCCAGGGGCACCGTCATCCGAACCCCCGTCCTGGCTTTCAATAGAACCGATCGGGTCTTCGCCCTTCGCGACGTCCCAGTCGCGGTCGTAGTGTTCGAGAGTGGTGTCGGCAAAGGCAAGCCACTGCTGGCCAAAGTCGTCCGCAATGGAAACCGTTGCGTAATTCCCGCCCGTGAAACCCCATTCCACGGGAAGAGTGTCCGATTCCGCCACATTCTTCTTCGTGTACCAGTACTGCCAGTTCGGAGGACGCCCTGCGCCGGAGTTGTAAACCTCGTCGAGGGGAGGGTCGTATTCACTGCCGGAGAGGGGGCTTGTCGTGGAAGCAATCTGGCTCAGCTTGGTAAATCCCATGGAGTAGAAAATGCGGTCGTTCAGGGAATCGTAGGCCAACTGCCGAGGACCCGCGAAGTACACTCCCCCGGGGTAGCTGGGATGGCTGGCACCATTTTCTGATGATTCGTAATGCCCGATCTCGGTAAACTGCACAGCATTGGGCACGGTGATCACGAGAGTGGAATCAAACTCGTTGGGGAAATACTGGGTCACCGGATAGGACTCGTAGTAGCCGTCTTCATCGAAATCGTAAAGCTCCAGTGAGTAGATGTCCCCGGTTCCGTTGAAAGTACTGGAAAAAGCCATGCTGAGGATGTTCCCGGAGACCTGCATGGGAAGGGGAGAGCCCGAATCCATCCCCGGAGTAATTTCCAAGGATTCCATGATCAGGGCTTCGTCATAGGGAGATTCAATGTTGGGCTGTTCCGCACAGGACAGTGTCAAGGCAAGGGACAGCAACAAGACGAGGAATGGGCTTCCGGATCCCCGAAGTGTCCGCATGAAATCTCTCCTCAGATCGCAAGTGACAGAATACGCAAGGGAGTCCGAAAGGACCCCGGACGAATCTGGATAACACCCCCACTCCCGACTGTCAAGCCGGCAAGCGAAAGCACGGAAGGAAGATGCGAGATTTCGGACAGATTCGCAAGCCCCTTGACCCCAGGCTCCGGGATTCCTACTATGCCAGCGCTCAGGCAAAACAGTGGAGATGGATATGCCCTCTTTTCTGGATCACACAATTGCAGCCCTGCTTCCTCTGCTCCCCCGTCCCCTTATTCGCAGGTTCTCGGCACGATACATCGCAGGGGACTGCCTCGACGATGCGGCCTCCCTGGCCGCAGAACTCAGTACAGAGAGCGTTCGCAGTACCATGGACATCCTGGGCGAGGATGTAACTCTGCCGGAACAGGCGGAGCATTACACCAGAGAATACCTCACTCTGCTGGAGGAACAGTCCCGCTTGGGCCTCGACCGCAATGTCTCGATCAAGCTCTCCATGCTGGGGCTGAAGATCGACCCGGAACTCTGCCTTTCCAATATGCGAAAGATCATGGACAAGGCGGCCTGTCTGGACAGCAAGATCCGCATCGACATGGAGGACAGTTCCTGCACGGATGACACTCTGGACCTGTTCCGCACTCTTCACGGGGAGTATGGCAAGGTTGGCGTGGTCATTCAGGCCTACCTCTACAGGAGCATGACTGACATCGAGGCACTCTCTGACCTTTCCCCAGACTTCCGGATCTGCAAAGGCATCTATGTCGAGAGCCATGAGGTAGCCCTTCAGGATGCCGATGAAATCCGGAAGAGCTTTCTCCAGCTTCTCGAGAGGATGTGGGAACTGGGCAGCTATGTAGGCATTGCCACCCACGATGGAGAACTGATCGATCAGTGCCTGCAGTTGATCCGCGAGAAAGAAATCGGAAGGGATCGCTATGAGTTCCAGATGCTGCTGGGAGTTCAGAAGCACCTGAAAGACCGCCTGATTCGGGAGAAACAGCCCCTGCGAATCTACATTCCCTTCGGCGCAGACTGGTATGCCTACAGCATCCGCCGCCTTAAGGAAAACCCCGCCATCGCGGGGCAGGTATTCCGCTCCCTCTTTCGCTAGCCTCAGGAAGTCCGGAAAGCCTCCCACTCTCCCTCAAGGTTGCAGGGCTCCACGCCTGCACTCAATAGCTCCGAAATGGTCAGACCCAGGCGAAGAATCAGCCTCTTGACGCCGGGAGTTTTCTCCGGATCCGTGGAAGGCAGGCATCGTAGGAGGAGTGCGCCTTCTTTCTGCTGAAGGGATAGAAAGAAATAGCGGGGCAGCCCTCCCTCGGCCACCATTCCCTCGGCCAGAATCTGCTTCTCCTCCCGGTCAATGAAAAAGGCTCGAATCTTCTGCACCCCCAACTCATCCTTTGCCTCCAGTGGCTTGAGGCGGGGGAAGAGATCGGAGAGCGATCCGGGGTCCTGGATTTTCAGGTGCGGCATGATTTCCCCTCAGGGCTGGATTCCAAGTTCGCGGACAAGCACCGTGGCATAGCTTCCGGGGGGCAGAGAGAAGTTCAAGTGATGGCCCTTCAGGGCAAGCCCCTGCACCGGGACCCGGAGCGGTCGCCGGGCTCCCGTGAGAGAAGCGGAAAAGGACTCTTCCCAGCCCCCCTCTTCCAGAGTCTTCCTCTCCGTCTCCCCGACAGAACCTTCTGCCTGTCGCATCTTCCGGCCCGGCATCGGGCCACTGGGGCTGATTTCGAGATCTCTGGCCCGCTGCATTTCCCCTTCGGGATCCTCCACCAGAAAGATGGCTCCCTTTGAGTGAATCCAGGCAAGGTCTCCGAAGCGCAATTGGTCGAGGGCCTGAATCCTGTCTGCCAGAATCCGGTTGAAAAGAAAGGACTGGTAGGAATGAACCAGAAGTTTGTCGCGGCTTCCCCGGGGACGACGGTTTAGAAGAAGCAGTGAGTGGCCGCGAGCGGCATTGTCCCCGTGACGGCCGAAACGCTGAGGGCCATAGTAATTGGGCAGGCCCTGTTCCTCCAGCATCCGGATCCTGTGTTCCAGATCTCCGATCTCGCCCTGGAGAAGGAGGGTGAAACGGTTCCCCGAAAGATGGCCGGTTTTCAGTTTGTTTCCGTGAGGGCGGGCTTCGATCACCTGATACTCATCATCCCCGAGTCGACCGAGGTTCTTTTCAGCTTCCTTTCGAGGCAGGGAAATCCTCTGCCGGCAGGTAGCATGGCGATCCTTTCGCCCGGCCCAGCCCATGCGGGACTCGGGAATTCCGAGAGTCTCCGCCACTCTCCTGATCAGTTCCCCGGTGGTCAGATTCTGCTTCTCGATCTCCAGATAGAGATGCTCTCCCTCCCCGGAAGCTTCATAGAGAGGAATTTCCTCCACCCGGAAGGTGTCCGTGGAGGGACTCCAGTGCAGCGGGAGAGGTTCCTCCCCGGATCTTCGGGGAAGCTCCTGGTAGTCCGGTATCTTCACCCTGCCTCCTTGCGGAGCCGAAAGTGATGGATCCCGCGGCCCTCTTTCCGGTACTTGATCTCATAATGAGTCAAGCCTTCTTCAAAGACCTGTTCCCAGGGAAGGGGCTGAAGGAGAGGATGATCCCCCAGCCTTTGCCCGATCCACTCTGCATAGCCACCGGAATCCGTGACAATCCTCAATTCTCCACCATTGTGGAGAATCCTCTCGCAC from Candidatus Krumholzibacteriia bacterium harbors:
- a CDS encoding proline dehydrogenase family protein yields the protein MPSFLDHTIAALLPLLPRPLIRRFSARYIAGDCLDDAASLAAELSTESVRSTMDILGEDVTLPEQAEHYTREYLTLLEEQSRLGLDRNVSIKLSMLGLKIDPELCLSNMRKIMDKAACLDSKIRIDMEDSSCTDDTLDLFRTLHGEYGKVGVVIQAYLYRSMTDIEALSDLSPDFRICKGIYVESHEVALQDADEIRKSFLQLLERMWELGSYVGIATHDGELIDQCLQLIREKEIGRDRYEFQMLLGVQKHLKDRLIREKQPLRIYIPFGADWYAYSIRRLKENPAIAGQVFRSLFR
- a CDS encoding tRNA pseudouridine(13) synthase TruD, with amino-acid sequence MKIPDYQELPRRSGEEPLPLHWSPSTDTFRVEEIPLYEASGEGEHLYLEIEKQNLTTGELIRRVAETLGIPESRMGWAGRKDRHATCRQRISLPRKEAEKNLGRLGDDEYQVIEARPHGNKLKTGHLSGNRFTLLLQGEIGDLEHRIRMLEEQGLPNYYGPQRFGRHGDNAARGHSLLLLNRRPRGSRDKLLVHSYQSFLFNRILADRIQALDQLRFGDLAWIHSKGAIFLVEDPEGEMQRARDLEISPSGPMPGRKMRQAEGSVGETERKTLEEGGWEESFSASLTGARRPLRVPVQGLALKGHHLNFSLPPGSYATVLVRELGIQP
- a CDS encoding Rne/Rng family ribonuclease; the protein is MQKEIFVNVTSAQLRIAIREQGELVEFLVERPDDARTVGSIFKGTVKAVLPGIQAAFVDIGMEKAGFLHVSDLAEGDSLLQEIEGEGDAHTGGRRRRRDSSQFPPIESLLKKGDKIDVQVTKEPISTKGARLSAQVSLPGKFCVLMPGHEYVGVSRKILDRNERGRLKRIIQKVTPKGYAVIVRTAGEGVESAQIEEDIKELVRAFQKIKSQSGRAKAPTCMHKEVSMTTGLVRDLFNEDVKRLLIDDEKEHATLAKYVRGYSPELERRVLYYREQEPLFDHFGIEAELEKAMRRQVWLKKGGYLLFDHAEALVAIDINTGKYVGKKNQAETILTTNLYAAREIARQLRLRDIGGIIVIDFIDMDRESDRQKVANELRNCLRADRARSKMYDITPLGLVEMSRKRVRPSLLHYYNEECSYCGGSGHILTPESLSNKMETLLRRVASRVRERKYMIRVNPVLAYYLRTHRLEFLQELEQEFRVELHILDDPRLHREHFEVTAMETGRDLISAVSS